One genomic segment of Arachis duranensis cultivar V14167 chromosome 4, aradu.V14167.gnm2.J7QH, whole genome shotgun sequence includes these proteins:
- the LOC107486686 gene encoding pentatricopeptide repeat-containing protein At3g29230, with translation MQLPAAAARAPTWFSTRRLLDEKLSDLHRCSNLNTVKQIQAQVLKNDLHQDPYVAPKLVAAFSLSRHLPSAVNAFNLVTNPNAHLYNTLIRAQAQNKAHPSVAFETFFQMQRSGVFSDSFTYTCLLKSFDGYSCFRMVQMIHAHVVKFGFFGSDIFVPNSLIDSYCKCGGAGMDAAIWLFLEMEERDVVTWNSLIGGLVRGGEFEKACKVFDEMPERDMVSWNIMLDGYAKVGEMGKAFEMFAGMPERNVVSWASMVWGYCRAGDMNMARMLFDKCPGKNLVIWTTMISGYAEKGLVNEATKLYDKMEGVGMRIDDGFLISILAACAESGMAALGKRIHASVERWRFRCSTKVLNAFIDMYAKCGCVDVALGVFSRIEKKDLVSWNSMIQGLGIHGRGEKALELFTRMVHEGFEPDKYTFIGLLCACTHAGLVNEGRSYFYSMEKVHGIVPQVEHYGCMIDLLGRGGHLEEAFQLVRSMPMEPNEIVLGTLLGACRMHNDVDLAKAVCEYLFELAPLDPGNFNLLSNIYAQAGDWVNVASVRWQMKNTGSQKPSGASSIEVEEEVHEFTAFDQSHPKSDDIYRMIDRLIKDIRQVGYVPKAYVSRSDAYSFNF, from the coding sequence ATGCAATTGCCTGCTGCGGCGGCGCGTGCGCCCACATGGTTTTCCACGCGTCGCCTTCTCGATGAAAAGCTCTCCGACCTCCACCGCTGCTCAAACCTCAACACCGTGAAGCAAATCCAAGCTCAAGTCCTCAAGAACGACCTCCACCAAGACCCTTACGTCGCACCGAAACTCGTCGCCGCGTTCTCCCTCTCCCGCCACCTCCCCTCCGCCGTCAACGCATTCAACCTCGTAACCAACCCCAACGCCCACCTCTACAACACTCTCATCAGAGCTCAGGCCCAAAACAAGGCTCACCCTTCCGTCGCATTTGAAACCTTCTTCCAGATGCAGAGGAGCGGTGTTTTTTCAGATAGCTTCACCTACACGTGTCTGTTGAAATCTTTTGACGGTTATAGCTGTTTTCGGATGGTGCAGATGATCCACGCACATGTGGTCAAGTTTGGGTTTTTCGGGAGTGATATATTTGTGCCGAACTCGTTGATAGATTCGTATTGTAAATGTGGGGGTGCTGGAATGGATGCGGCAATTTGGTTGTTTTTAGAGATGGAGGAACGGGATGTGGTGACTTGGAACTCTCTGATTGGTGGGTTGGTGAGAGGTGGTGAGTTTGAGAAAGCCTGcaaggtgtttgatgaaatgcctgAGAGGGATATGGTTAGTTGGAACATCATGTTGGATGGGTATGCTAAGGTTGGGGAGATGGGGAAGGCGTTTGAGATGTTTGCGGGAATGCCCGAGAGGAATGTTGTGTCATGGGCATCGATGGTTTGGGGTTATTGTAGAGCCGGGGATATGAATATGGCGAGGATGTTGTTCGATAAGTGTCCTGGGAAGAACTTGGTGATCTGGACCACTATGATATCTGGGTATGCTGAGAAGGGGCTTGTTAATGAGGCAACAAAGTTGTATGATAAGATGGAGGGAGTTGGGATGAGGATTGATGATGGGTTTCTGATAAGTATTTTGGCTGCATGTGCCGAGTCTGGAATGGCTGCGTTGGGGAAAAGAATTCATGCTTCTGTTGAGAGGTGGAGGTTTAGGTGTAGCACTAAGGTGTTGAACGCATTCATCGATATGTATGCGAAGTGTGGTTGTGTGGATGTTGCCCTTGGTGTCTTTAGTAGGATTGAAAAGAAAGATTTGGTGTCTTGGAATTCCATGATTCAAGGGTTAGGCATACATGGACGTGGTGAGAAAGCACTTGAGCTTTTCACGAGGATGGTACATGAGGGTTTTGAACCGGACAAATATACATTCATTGGTCTTTTATGTGCTTGCACCCATGCAGGCCTTGTCAATGAAGGGCGTAGTTACTTCTATTCAATGGAGAAAGTGCATGGGATTGTTCCTCAAGTTGAGCACTATGGTTGTATGATTGATCTTCTTGGTCGAGGGGGACACCTGGAGGAAGCTTTTCAGCTTGTGCGCAGCATGCCTATGGAGCCAAATGAAATAGTCTTGGGAACTCTTTTGGGGGCTTGTCGAATGCATAATGATGTAGATCTTGCAAAAGCTGTGTGCGAATACTTGTTTGAGTTGGCACCACTGGATCCTGGAAATTTCAACCTTTTGTCAAACATTTATGCTCAAGCAGGGGATTGGGTGAATGTTGCTAGTGTAAGGTGGCAAATGAAGAACACAGGAAGCCAAAAGCCTTCTGGAGCTAGTTCCATTGAGGTAGAAGAGGAAGTGCATGAATTTACAGCATTTGATCAGTCACACCCTAAATCAGATGATATATATAGAATGATTGACAGATTGATAAAGGACATTAGGCAGGTTGGATATGTTCCAAAGGCTTACGTCAGCCGAAGTGATGCTtatagttttaacttttaa